The sequence below is a genomic window from Phyllostomus discolor isolate MPI-MPIP mPhyDis1 chromosome 11, mPhyDis1.pri.v3, whole genome shotgun sequence.
AGGTACAAGAATGTTAATGCAAACAGGTACAGGAATTACTTTACATGCTTGACCAAATCAGGAACTTGTTCTAGGAATCAACACAtagcaggaggcaggggagggatgcTTATTTGTCAGAATGAACATGAGTTACCCTCAGACAGTCTCTAAGGGTGGTTTGCAGAAAGCAACGTCCATTCTGGCCTGGGGACAGATGGTGATTGTGTCATGGAACTGCCTCTCCTTCACAGTACAGCCCAGAAGTATGTTTTAGCCCAGAGGTCCCTAAACCCCAGGCCAAAGACCGGTACCAGTTTGTAGCCTGTTAGGCACttggctgcacagcaggaggtgagctgcaGGCTAAACTTTGCTCACATTACCTCCTATCTTCCCAACCCCAATCCCCAGAACCCTATCTCTCCTACCTCCACCagtcccctccccaaccccttgcGGTCGgaagaaaaattgtcttccatgaaacagCCCCTGGAACCAAAAAGGTTAGGGACTGCTGTTTTAACCcaccctccaggtgattcttatgCATGCTCTAGagcaacttttttcatctcatggcacacataaactaattacttaaattttgcagcacaccaaaaacatgtatatcaattcattcattccagacagttgttgtgttggctgttgtcctttttaaaatttgatgatttaaggaaaaagaggtcagtgcccattgcatgttttgaaaattctggaggcacacctgttgaaaatcactgctctggaGAATTTGAGAACCATTACTCTAGAATTCTAGAGGGAAGGTATCTGACCTCCTATTATTGTGGGAGTGAGACAGAATCAAAGAAAGATCATGTTTGGCTCTATTTGTGTTTCaggtatgaacagtaaaattaagaCATTGTAATCTTGGAATCTGCATATACTcgcttataattttttttgtcccCCTATCATCACAAGTAGTAGAACTTAGAACATTTTCAGATGCACACACTGCAAAGGTGAGAGAAGAGATGACAAACTGTGGTCCTGGTACAGATGCAGGAGGGCATGCCTAGGGCTGAGGATTAAGGACAGGGAAAGGGAAACTGGCTGCTCTGAGGCCACCACAACATAGCTAGAGGTCTTAGCAAGAGGATGTGTTGAATATGGTAGTAATTTCTCCAGTGTCACCAGACTAACCCACGATTGCCTTATGCCTAGATTATGGCAGACAACTGGTCTCAGCTGGTCTCAACTGGCCTCTCAGGCTCAGGCTCTACCCGATCCTCCATGGTGAGGTGTTTTGTAGACTCCAGCTCCTGGTTACACCAGGTACTCTTgctttccccctctttttcctaCAAGGCCCTTCGTCTACTTCCTTCAGCACTCTCTCCCTGTGTGTGCCCTTTTTGCTCCTGTCTTGTGCCTTCCCTTGTGCTGGCTAGTCACAGAACACACATTTTAGTCATCCAATAGCTCAGCCTTCATCTGTTGGTCCTGGGGTACAGATTCTTGTCCCCTCCTTTGCATCCAGCTGAATTCAACATACATTGTTTACCTAGGCAAGAGATTCCAAGGGGAAATAAAACAGTCTGTTCTTAGGAAGCAAGTTACAACTCCTGGGAACTAGCCACCACCATGTAACACACTAAGTGCCACGAAAGAGCTCCAGCCCACATTCAGTTCTTGTATTCCGGCTGGCACATTTTAGCCTTTAAAATTACACAGGAGTCCATTAGTCTTCAAAAGGTGTGTGCTGCCCTCCTAAGAAGTTTTCGAGTGGAGTCAGCCTCTGCCACTTTCTTGCATCTTACACAGAGCCTGAGAGACACTGAGTGACCACAAAGCATGCCCATGGAGCTCATGCTTGTTGTATGACAAATGAAAAGCTGATATTGGAAGGTTGCTCAGAGCTGACCAAGGTCTGTGTAATACTTAGAGTTCAGAATCTTTAGAAAGTTGGCTCACAATTACAAATTGCCTTACATCTATGTTTAAGGAAAGCCTTTTTTAAAGCACCATTTAAAACACTTGACCTGTTCAATCACTATCACTAGTATACAAAAAGCTTCCACATTCTGGCACATGTTCTATAACATGAATAGAAATGGCCAGGAGAGGCTGTGTTCAAATTTTAAACATCATTAACATGCTGCTCTCATGTCCCCATGAAGACCTGGTACAGGGTGCTTTTGGCTCCTAAGAGATGCTGTGCAATAgcttctttgaatatttccttcAGAAGTGATAATGTCTCATGTAGAAAAAAGGAGGAATGTTTGTGTGGAAGACACTAACCTGATATTTGGCAGGTCCATTTGATATAAGTGCTTTTATTAACCTGTGAGCTGAGGCCATGGTTAGTCCAAAAGGTACAATCACACACTCCAAACCccaaaatgcattaaaaagttGATTGATTTGTATACCATGACATAAGCTAATTTTTCTAGTGTATTTGGTCATATGCATCTTGCACTTAGCAGTTGCTTGGTAAACATCTGCTAATTGAATTCATGAAACCAAACCCTTCCCCAAGGTTGGTGCCTCACCTAACACAAGCTGTGTGGCCTGTAGAAGGGAGAGGGGCCTCAAAGAGAACCTTGTAGGGATGCCAGCACAGGGCTCTGTTTGCACACAGGGAGAGATCCTGAGGCATAGTCTCTGTGATATGGCCCTAGGGAGAAGGAAGGCCCAGGACTGAAAGACATagcctgctgtcccctccccagtgGTATTCTAGGACTCCCTTCCAACTTTATAGCCAGTTATAACTGCATGAGAAGAACACTCTCTGCTGGGGTGCAGaacaatttttcaaatatttttgactATGACCCACAgtaggaaaacattttattttgtgaacCAGGAAAGATACCACCAACATATAATTGAAACAAAGGTTTCACAATACAATTTACTTTTACTATACAGGATGTGCTGATTCTTGCCCATGCCTTCCCATTAGGGAAAAATGTGACCCATTGCACTGATTTCAAAATCCATTAATGGGTGAGACCAGCATTTTGaaaacaaccacacagtgatCTGCTGGAAGGATGGGCTCAGGCACTCCATCTCAGGGACCCTTCGGTGAGGGAAGGGTGATTCTCCCTCAGGCCCACACCACATAACACTTAGATCACAGGAGAGTGAGAATTTGAACAAGAAAGCTTCAAGGACAGGTTTTTCTGtctatatctaaaatattatattacaaaaaaatatagTAACATTCTTAACCATGACCTTCCCGTAGACTTTTCAAGTAATCTGAATATCTGCCCAACAGAGTTTAGGCTCTGCTGCCCCAAGTGGCTGCTCTCTGCTTCCACTATTAGGGAGAAATACATCCTAGGGGAGAGACTTCTTCACTGATCCGTGGGAGGGCAGAGTCAGAGAGTTAGGACACTTCAAGGGGACTTGAAAGCATCACCCTACTCAGCTAATCTAGTGCCAAAGCACAACTTTCTCAGCATGTTGAGTGATCCCTGTTTACTTGTACTTTACAACTGAGCAAGTTGTGACATCCGGGGGGCGCCATTCACACAGACCATGTCATGAATGAGGGCCTCTGGAAACAGGTTTAAGTTTCaaactgtaaaaaacaaaacaaagttacACAGTTGTTGGTCAAAATGTCCAACATTCTCTTTCACCCTTGACTACATacatagtaaccaaaacagcatggtactggcataaaaacaaatacatagatcAAGGAACAgaactggctggtgtggctcagcggattgagtgctggccttcaaaccaaagagtcactggttggactctcagtcagggcaggtgtctgccctgccctgactgaggtccccagtagggggcgtatgagaggaacccacacattgatgtttccctctcttttctctcccttctcctctctaaaaaaaaatcttaaaaaaaaaaaagaatagagagcccaggaataataTTCAACAGACAAAGCAAGCAAGGAAGCATAtgatggactaaagatagtttattcaataaatagtgtaaggaaaattggacagatatgtgcagaaaaatgaaactagaccacctccttatACCACACCTGAATAAatccaaaatggattaaagacttaaatgttagacctgaaaccataaaagtcctagaaaaaatagcaaaatattggaCATagctcatagcagtattttatcagatatatctccccaggcaagagaaacagaaaaaataaacaaatgggagtacataAAACtattttgcacaggaaaggaaaacatcaacaaaaataaaaagaaaacccacagaatgggagaacatatttgtcaatacatctgataaggggttaaaatctaaaatttataaagaacttacaaaactcaacaccaaaaacaaacaacccaattaaaaaatgagcaaaagacctgaatagacacttctccaaagaggacatacagatgaccaatagacatatgaaaagatgctaaacgTCACTAACCATCAGctaaatgcaaagtaaaaccacaatgaattatGATCTCATACCTTTCAGAAtagctgtcattaataaatcaataaacaagtgctagtgaggatatgtagaaagaggaacacttttgcactattggtgggaatgcagattggtgcagccaatgtggaaagcagtatggagatacctcaaaaaattaaaaatggatccatttttaaaaatggatccaTAAAAAAGGAtctctgccctttgacccagagatcccacttctgggaatatatccaaaggaacccaaaacactaatttgaaagaacataagcacccctctgttcattgcagcattatttacaattgccaagatatggaagtagtgcaagtgtccatctgtagatgagtagataaagcaACTATGGAACATTGACACAATGAATACCattctgccataaaaaagaagaaagttataccctttgtgatagtatgcgtggacctggaaaacattatgctaagtgaaataaatcagacagagaaagacaaatatcatatgatttcactcagatgtggaatctaattaatgaactgaactaataagcaaaacagactcatagatagtaGGATGATGTTAAGGGGTGGTGgaagaattgagcaaaaaggaaaaaggatcatagatatggacaacagtgtggtgattatggtgTGCAGGGGAGTATAAGGTGACTATATggtactggaaaaataaaaaggaaaaactctatttgaattaaaaaaaactgcaaaaaacTAAGTTGCATAATTGTTGGTCAGAATGTCCAACACATTCTTTTTACCCTTAACTGCATCCACTGACTTGTGTTTTCAGTAAGAGCAGCTTTCCTGGTGGTATCTTAAAGACTGGAGTTCTTATTTAGACCTATCAATTCCTGTTTGGGAAATCTAAAACTCAGTTTTGTCACTACTAAAACAGGAATGATGGTAACACTCAGACACCAAGCTGAGGAGAATAAGGCACATTAAAACTCTTCATAAATGTCTGAAAGTCAGGTCCTGCTGCAGTTTTCTGTCCTCAGGCTTCTGTGCCCAGGTTTGCTTCCTCCTGGCCAATGACACTGGGAAAACTCCATGGACAGTGTTAGGGAGAAGTGGGTTGCAACAAAGTTGCTTATGCATAGTTCTGCAGGAGAGTACTGTGCCTGGACTTTGGGATTTGCTCTGAGCCAGGAAAGAGGTGGGACTTGGAACACTAGACCCAACCCCAAATTCCTTTCACTTGCTTCTAAAAATTGTTGCTGCCATAAATAAACATTACATAATTTCTTGGAtcagagacttccagccaagatggaggcctaggtagacacactgtgcctccttgtacaaccaaaagaaggacaacaacaagtttaaaaacaaaaaataaccagaactgccagaaaataaaactgtatggaagttcaacatccaaagagttaaagaagaaacattcatcctaggaggggtggagatgggcagccaggtggtgAGGACTCAAGACAAGGCAGCGGTTAGTGAACCAAGTAGTGGATTTGCAAGAGGATAAACTGGGTGGAAAAACTCagaagcaagacagactgtgcaagccagggttccagcgcagggaaataaagcctcaaaacctctaactgaaataactcgtgggggttgaggcagcaggacaAACTGCCAGCTTCACtggagagttttttggagagacccagaaggtcctAGAactacacaaaaccacccacctgggaatcagcaccagaagggcccaatttgcttgtgggtagcgggggaagtgactaaaagccagcagAAACCTGAGTAAGCAGTACTGTTCCCTTTCatacccctcccctacatacagcaccacaatgcagaaAAGTGGGTTGGCCCTTtgatacttaaggctccaccccttactacataacaagcatgctgagacaaaaaaaatatggcccaaattaaagaacagatcaaagctccagaacaaataaaactaagtgatgcagagatagccaacctatcatatgcacagttcaaacactggtaatcaggatgctcacagaaatggctgagtatagtcccaaaatggaggaaaaagtgaaggccatgcaaaatgaaataagactaatatacagggaaccaacagtaaagggaaggaaaccaggactcaaatcaacagttttgaagcagaaggaagaaataaatattcaatcagaacagattgaagaaacaagaattcaaaaaaatgaagagaggcttaggaacctccaggacaactttaaacattacaacatctgatcataggggtgccagaaggagaagaggaagaaaaagaaatggaaaacttatttgaacaataatgaaggagaactttcctaacctggcaaggaaatagactttcatgaagtccaggaagctcagagtcccaaagcagttggacccaaggaagcacacaccaaggcacatcataattacattagccaagattacagatatggagagaatcttcaaagcagcaagagaaaaagagacagttatcttcaaaggagtttccatgagactatcagctgatttctcaaaagagaccttgcaggcaagaaggagctggaaaaagtattcaaagttgtgaaaggcaaggacctataatatccaagattactctatccagcaaagctatcacttagaatggaagggcagataaagtgctttccagataaggtcaaattaaagagTTGATCATtaccaagcacttattatatgaaatgtcaaagggacttatataagaaaaagataaaaatatgaacagttaaatgacaacaaactcacaattatcaacaaatgaacctaaaacaaacaaacaaacaaactaagcaaacaactagaaccggAATGgatccacagaaataaaaatcaaatggagggttatcagcagggaggtagagggggaagaatgggggaaaagtacagggaataagcagcataaatggtagggatttaaaaatagtatgggaaatggagaagccaaagaaagcatatgtatgacccatggacatgaactaaggtcagggaataatggtgggaggttgggtacagggtgaagggtaataaaggggagagaaaaatgggacaactgtaatagcataatcaataaaacattaaaattaaaaatacaaaaattaaaaagatattttcttggGTCAATACTGTCATTATCCTGGGTTCCCTGTATATACATCATTACATTTATAtccaaaacatagaaacaaaatacatCTTTGATCTCATCTCTCTGTAtcttattaaatgtaaaataagcaACCATATTTTCAAAGACTAGAAGAATGAAGACTTGTAAAACCTCCAAAGGGCACAACTGAGgaggtaaatgaaaaaaaaaaaaagaaaaagaaaaaccaacaaacaagctAGAAAGATTGGTACACTTTCTTTTTGTACCTAGGTTGAAAAACAATCATGCTGACAAAGTTACTGGCCAATTTGCTAAATACCAACCACTTTCTAATTCCTCCCAACAGCATCAGTTCCCCCCTTTCAGTCCTTACGCTCTACAGACCTGTTTTCTCTGAAGTCCCAGAACTGTGGGAGGACACGATTTGGTTGGCCATGCTTGTGGCAGGCGTAGATATGCTGATGGTGGTGTCGGTGTAGCCAGCTGCATTTCCTCCCGTGGTCCCCTGTGTGTTTCTGCTCCTAATGAAACCTCTCTGTGTGGACTGTCTCCACCGCAGTAGTTTCCAAGCCGCAGCTCTGTACTTCTTTGAAATGAGGTTGTAGAGGATTGGGTTAATGGATGCACTTAAGTAGAAAAGTTGCAATGCAACAATGTTAAAGTACTGAGAAAAGTACATCATCTGAGAATCTTCTGTATTTATGTAAATGATTCTGCCAACGTGGAAAGGCAACCAACAAATTATAAATGCCAGAACCACCAACACTGCAAAACAAGACACAGGCACCAGAATTAGCTAAAGCGatggaaaacaaaaaagggaTCCCTGAAAAGCCATCGGAAGTAATaagtaacaacaaaacaaattccATAAAGCTTTGACCTAGCCAAATCCCCAGCCCAGAAAACTACCAGACTGCAGACAGCATCTATATTTGCTTTAAAGCCAAATATTTGGCTCATGTATGTGTTATCAAGGCTGGACATAAAAACAGAAGGAGCTGTTTCTCCTAACAAGCTGGCAGGTTTCCTTCCCCACAGCCACTTTAAAGATGCCTACTCTCCTCTCtgttgaaaacaacaacaacaacaacaacaacaacaacaacaacaacgtaACAGGTCTGCACAATCTTAATTTTGGAATAGGCATGGTTCACTTTAACCTTCAGGAAAACTTAGCATTAAGTAAAGAAATTTTAGCTTAATGTCATCTACCTTATCTTCTGAAGGATACTGTGAGATCCACATTCGCAGTATCTAATGGGGACAGGCAGTTGCCTTAAAAGCCTCCAATTTCCTGTCCCGGATCAGCCTGGCTCGCTGATCCTAAAGGCTCTGGAAAATCTTTGTTGTTTAGAGGACCCGAGTATCCTATCGTCAGAGACGCCTTGGGGACGTAGCTACGGGAGGTGCTAAGGTCTGGGGGACTAGCGGGTTGGTGTGTTTGGAACACATATGTCTGCACTTACGCAGGACGCGGACCGTCTGCCGGTGGCCCCTCTCTCGCCCAGAGACTGCCGGGCTAAGGAGCGGTCCCCGGTTCTTCCACAGCTCCCGCCCGATGAGTCCGTAAAGGACGCTGAGGCACAGGAAGGGCAGAAAGAATAGGCGGGTGGTGACCCACAGCATAACACGCAGCGCGCCCAGCTGGGCAGGACTCGGCCGGCACTCGCGGCTGAACAGTGCCGCGGCCTCTGTTGCCTGGCGCCACGACAGCGGGATAGAGTTAGCAGCACTCGAGAGGACCGGAGGGGCGACGCGTAGGTGGTGGTAGGCGCGTGGCGAGGGGAGTGAGCTGTGCGGTGGCTGTTAAGGTCTGAGAACGCGTTACGCCCGGGTCCTGCTCAACGCCCACCAGAAAGAAGAATGGCCCAGCAGATATCAGCGCCACGGCCCAGAGGGCTGCGATGAGCGCGCGGACGCGGGGCCGGGTGATGACCACGCGAGCTCGGAGCGGACGACAGATGGCGAGGTAGCGCTCGACGCTGAGCGCCGTCATGTGCAGCAGCGTGGCGTAAGTGCAGCCCTCGCCCAAGTAGAGAGAGAGGCGGCAGAGCAGCGGCCCGAAAACCCAGGGCCGCGAGCGCCAGAGGCGGTACAGGTCGAAGGGCAGCCCAAGCAGGATAAGCAGGTCGGATACTGCCATGCTGCCCAGGTACAAGTTGGTGGTGGTCCGCATCTCCCGGTAGCACCCTATCAGCAGCACCGTCACCACGTTGCCGCTTACCCGACGGCGAACAGGCCCAGGCACACGGCGGTCACCGGCACCAATGCCTCAGGGGGAAGGGCGAGCAGCGGTGCTGGTCGCAGGGCAGCCGCGCGGCCCACGGTGGCTCCCGCGCGTCCTCCTCGCTGTCGCTGGTGTTCCAGGAGCTGCCCATCGGTGCACAGCGGTGGGCCAGGAGCCTAGCGCATGGCCCTGCTGAAGAAGCGCTCCTTCTGCAGCTCAGCCCTTGCAGGCTCTACAAGAGCCCAAGCAGCACTGCCCAAGCAGCACTGCCAAAGGCTTGCCCCGCCGGAACTCCGGAACGCCGGAACGCAGCTCTGCAAGATCTGCTTTGAGGCGCTATCTATAGGGTGGCGCTCAGTCTCCGCCCCTGGCCGCTGCCCGCCCCACTCTCACCCTCTCCCAGGCTCGGCTTTTTCCAAGGCACTTTCTTCTCCACCAAAAGGaacagggcgggggaggggccgcagcGCACCAGCCCCGCCCAGTCCCAGGGAGCGATTTCTGAACcctagtgatgatgaactccagaGCGCTGGCGCTTTTGTTGGTCTAGTAGAGCGGACATCTTCTGAGGGATGTCAGCTGGTGACTGCTTCCTGATGATTAGGGAAGATTGCTGCAGTACTAAAGAGTAGGGAAGAAGTTTAGACCAGAATCTAGAGTTCCTCCCGGGTTCTAGTTATGGCTCTACAACTGAGTGATCTTGGATCAGCCTCAGCCTTGCCAGGCCCAGTTCTCTTTTGTAAATTCTCGAGTGATGTTGGTATGGCTGACCAAAATAATTTCAGTCATCTCTAATTCTGAGATCTATGGGCATGATCATGTCtattcattttaaagaacaaGGCTTAAGCATTTACTTCTATATTTGAGTACTGAAACGGTGCTATATTGTACCTATGTACAAAGTATTTTACAAACTTAAAAACAGTAGTTTCCAACACAAGAAAGAACTGAATTCTGGGGGGGAAAGACTCAAACTGAGTCAATTCATGAGCTTTTAATGTCAATAGCTGACGCTGATTTAGTACCTCAGGATGTACTTCATTTAATCATGTCCTTAGGAGCTGGTGAGCAAAGTGGGATTCCGTTTGAGATCCACAACTGGCAGCAAGACACAGGACTGGGATTTCAACCCTACCCAGTGGGATCCAGGGCCTTCAGGTCTCATGAAGTTTCCACCAAACTGCCTGCGTGCCTCCAAGGTCATTCTAGCTTTGTGGTCCTCACGCAAAGCAACACAGATTGCTTGTGGAACTTGTCTGGGAGTTTTTTCATCTCTGTGTACATGGACATCGCATGCATTTCCCCACCAACATACTGTGGCTTAGATCctcaacttcttttttaaaaaatatatttattgattataccattacagctgtccccattttcccccatcattcccctccacactgaCACCCTcgcccacccacattccccccccctttagttcatgtccatgggtcataagttttagcttctacatttcccatactattcttaccctccctattttctacctaccatctatgctacttattctccatatcttttcccctctctcttcctcccactcccctgttgctaaccctccatgtgatctccatttctgtggttctgttcctgttctagttgtttgcttagtttgtttttggttttgttttaggtgtggttgttcataatttgTGAGTTGCTgacattttactatacatgttttttttatcttctgttttcttagataagtccctttaacatttcataaataaaggcttggtgatgatgaactccttgacttgaccttatgtgagaagcactttatctgcgtTTCCCATTCTAATGAAAgcttttgctggatagagcaatcttggatgtaggtccttgcctttcatgacttggaatacttctttccagccccttcttgcctgtaaggtctcttttgagaaatcagctgacaatctgatgggaacccttttgtaggttactgtccccttatctctcgCTActttctaagattctctccttcatttttaccataGCATCACtatgctaatgtaattatgatgtgccttggtgtgttcctccttgggccccaacttctttggggactcgctgagcttcctggacttcctggaagtctatttcctttgcctagattggggaagttctcctttattatttgttcagataactttccacttgttggtctttcctcttcccccttctggtacccctataatttggatgttggaacatttaaagatatcctggaggttcctaagcctctcctaactTTTGTTGAATTcgtattcttcattcttttctgtttgtttctttcttccttctggtccactccattgatttgagtcccagtttcttttccatcactattggttccctgtgcattttccttcattccacttagtgtagccttcattttttcatctaatttgtgacccaaatcaaccaattctgtgagcatcctgatcaccagtgttttgaactgtgcatctgacagattgactatctctttgtcgcttagttgtatttgctctggagctttgctCTGTCCTTCcgtttggaccattttttttttgtcttgtcatgcctgttacatatgaaggGCAGAGCCTAAGGTGTTCACCAGATtggggcaacccacttcgctgggttgtgacactgtatgtgggggcagggtctgagagggaacaatggtgctggCTCCTCTGTCAGATTTCaatcccttccaccacttcccctaagcaaactgggcctttctggtgctgattccactgtgggtgggcttgtatacgttctaggaccctgtgggtctctccaatgaactctcctgtgagactgggaatttctcggcacctcaacccccaaaggtgttttcagtcggtgttttgagactttatttcctcatgctgggactctgggttgctccatctgtctcactccccagttttgcctagtttatctgcgtggcaatgtgggaccacctgatcAGCCAGCTGCCTTGGGCACCGTAACccgcttcacaatcactgcctcactgggtctgcccattgccattCAACAcgtgcccggggtctgccagctgccacctgcacgCCCAAGGGCCATCCACTGAGGACTTGCATGTCCAGGTTTGTCAGTTGCTGCCTTGCAcgcctggtgccaccactttttttgccGTGACCCTTCTCTGCTCCACTGcatgactccgcccctcctatgggtctggatgaatatgtctattttaactaactccttggttgttggacttccatac
It includes:
- the MLNR gene encoding LOW QUALITY PROTEIN: motilin receptor (The sequence of the model RefSeq protein was modified relative to this genomic sequence to represent the inferred CDS: inserted 4 bases in 3 codons; deleted 1 base in 1 codon; substituted 1 base at 1 genomic stop codon), with amino-acid sequence MGSSWNTSDSEEDAREPPWAARLPCDQHRCSPFPLXALVPVTAVCLGLFAVGXSGNVVTVLLIGCYREMRTTTNLYLGSMAVSDLLILLGLPFDLYRLWRSRPWVFGPLLCRLSLYLGEGCTYATLLHMTALSVERYLAICRPLRARVVITRPRVRALIAALWAVALISAGPFFFLVGVEQDPGVTRSQTLTATAQLTPLATRLPPPTVAPPVLSSAANSIPLSWRQATEAAALFSRECRPSPAQLGALRVMLWVTTRLFFLPFLCLSVLYGLIGRELWKNRGPLLSPAVSGRERGHRQTVRVLLLVVLAFIICWLPFHVGRIIYINTEDSQMMYFSQYFNIVALQLFYLSASINPILYNLISKKYRAAAWKLLRWRQSTQRGFIRSRNTQGTTGGNAAGYTDTTISISTPATSMANQIVSSHSSGTSEKTGLXSVRTERGELMLLGGIXESGWYLANWPVTLSA